One Pristiophorus japonicus isolate sPriJap1 chromosome X, sPriJap1.hap1, whole genome shotgun sequence genomic region harbors:
- the LOC139240789 gene encoding probable G-protein coupled receptor 139 — protein MHGSPKGVVFAIYYPVIAAIGVPANLAVIVILPRGRCGLSRCITGYLVYMAVTDLLVIITAVILNRIVGIYFPLSFLSLTPVCSLCCVLVYATIDCSVWLTVAFTFDRYVAICCQKLKTKYCTERTVAVVIGTVCALSCVKNTFLYFIYEPLYTVNSKPWFCSIKITFYISPAWVAYDWILIILTPCLPFILILLLNAVTVRYILAASRARRRLRAHSSGENQSDPEMEKRRKSIVLLFCISGSFILLNVLLLRTFICVQIGSVSYFSGSSVNESNIILEESGYMLQFLSSCINPFIYAGTQSKFREELKNGVKYPLRLIVKLFQC, from the exons ATGCACGGGTCACCAAAAGGCGTGGTGTTTGCCATTTACTATCCCGTCATTGCAGCTATCGGAGTTCCAG cTAATTTGGCAGTGATTGTGATCCTGccccgaggaaggtgcggtctctccagatgtatcactggATACCTGGTGTACATGGCGGtgacggatctcctggtcattataacTGCTGTGATATTAAACCGGATTGTAGGTATTTATTTTCCATTAAGTTTCCTGTCCCTCACTCCGGTCTGTAGTCTCTGTTGTGTCCTGGTCTATGCAACcatagactgttctgtctggttaacggtcgctttcacctttgatcgatatgtggccatttgttgccagaagctgaaaacaaaatattgcaccgagagaactgtGGCAGTGGTTATTGGAACGGTTTGTGCCCTGAGCTGCGTCAAAAATACCTTCTTGTATTTTATATATGAACCTTTGTACACAGTTAACAGCAAACCGTGGTTCTGCAgcataaaaataacattttatatcTCTCCTGCATGGGTCGCATATGACTGGATTTTGATCATTTTAACTCCATGTCTTCCATTCATTCTGATTTTACTGCTCAATGCTGTGACTGTCAGATACATTCTAGCGGCCagtagagcccgcaggagactccgggcccaCAGCAGTGGAGAGAATCAGAGCGACCCAGAAATGGAGAAGCGGAGAAAGTCCATCGTCTTACTCTTCTGTATCTCGGGCAGTTTCATCCTGTTAAATGTGTTATTACTTAGAACTTTCATCTGTGTCCAGATTGGGAGTGTTAGTTATTTCTCAGGATCTAGTGTCAACGAATCAAATATTATTCTGGAGGAAAGTGGATACATGCTTCAATTTTTGAGTTCCTGCATCAACCCGTTTATTTATGCAGGGACCCAAAGTAAATTCAGAGAGGAGCTAAAGAATGGGGTGAAATATCCACTGAGACTTATTGTTAAATTATTTCAATGTTGA